One window of the Piliocolobus tephrosceles isolate RC106 chromosome 17, ASM277652v3, whole genome shotgun sequence genome contains the following:
- the CMTM3 gene encoding CKLF-like MARVEL transmembrane domain-containing protein 3: MWPPDPDPDPDPEPAGGSRPGPAVPGLRALLPARAFLCSLKGRLLLAESGLSFITFICYVASSASAFLTAPLLEFLLALFFLFADAMQLNDKWQGLCWPMMDFLRCVTAALIYFAISITAVAKYSDGASKAAGVFGFFATIVFAIDFYLIFNDVAKFLKQGDSADETTAHKTEEENSDSDSD; encoded by the exons ATGTGGCCCCCAGACCCCGACCCCGACCCGGACCCCGAGCCCGCCGGCGGCTCCCGTCCGGGCCCCGCTGTCCCCGGGCTCCGCGCCCTGCTGCCGGCGCGCGCTTTCCTCTGCTCTCTCAAAGGCCGCCTCCTGCTGGCGGAGTCG GGTCTCTCGTTCATCACTTTTATCTGCTATGTGGCATCCTCAGCATCTGCCTTCCTCACAGCACCTCTACTGGAGTTCCTGCTGGCCTTGTTCTTCCTCTTTGCTGATGCCATGCAGCTGAATGACAAGTGGCAGGGCTTGTGCTGGCCCATGATG GACTTCCTGCGCTGTGTCACCGCAGCCCTCATCTACTTTGCCATCTCCATCACGGCCGTCGCCAAGTACTCGGATGGGGCTTCCAAAGCCGCTGGG GTGTTTGGCTTCTTTGCTACCATCGTGTTTGCAATTGATTTCTACCTGATCTTTAACGACGTGGCCAAATTCCTCAAACAAGGGGACTCTGCAGATGAGACCACAGCCCACAAGACAGAAG AAGAGAATTCCGACTCGGACTCTGACTGA